Proteins from a single region of Bacteroidetes bacterium SB0662_bin_6:
- the gmd gene encoding GDP-mannose 4,6-dehydratase gives MSTVKKALITGVTGQDGAYLAELLLEKGYEVHGLRRRLSRPNTQRIDHLISDTSTQSGGLILHHGDMADSTRLTHIVRSVQPDEVYNLAAQSHVQVSFETPEYTTDVDALGTLRLLEAIRLLGMGDRVRFYQASTSELFGQVAEMPQNENTPFHPRSPYGVSKLYAYWITVNYREAYGMYACNGILFNHESPRRGAMFVTRKVTQAAARIALGLDDRLYLGNLEARRDWGHAKDYVDAIWRILQQDEPEDFVVATGKVHTVRQVCEMAFGYTGIDLHWEGEGVEEKGYDRKTGALIVEVDPHFFRPAEVHLLQGDASKARKKLGWVPRYSIQEMIEEMVEHDLALVRKNQGSTVEQSG, from the coding sequence ATGTCTACAGTGAAAAAAGCTCTTATCACGGGCGTTACCGGACAGGACGGCGCGTATCTTGCCGAATTGCTCCTTGAGAAGGGGTACGAGGTGCACGGCCTCCGGCGACGCCTCAGTCGTCCCAATACGCAGCGAATAGATCACTTGATCAGCGATACGTCCACGCAGTCCGGGGGATTGATTCTGCACCATGGGGATATGGCGGATTCGACGCGGCTTACCCATATCGTTCGTTCGGTGCAGCCGGACGAGGTTTATAACCTTGCCGCACAGAGCCATGTACAGGTGAGCTTTGAAACGCCGGAATACACCACGGACGTGGATGCACTGGGGACGCTGCGTTTGCTCGAAGCGATTCGCCTGCTTGGGATGGGGGACCGTGTCCGGTTCTACCAGGCGTCCACCTCTGAACTTTTCGGCCAGGTGGCTGAAATGCCCCAGAACGAGAACACGCCGTTTCATCCTCGCAGTCCCTATGGGGTTTCCAAGTTGTATGCCTATTGGATCACCGTGAATTACCGGGAGGCCTATGGAATGTATGCATGCAACGGCATCCTGTTTAACCATGAGAGCCCGCGGCGCGGCGCGATGTTCGTGACTCGTAAGGTCACGCAAGCGGCGGCGCGGATTGCGCTCGGCCTTGACGACCGGCTGTATCTCGGCAATCTGGAGGCTCGTCGGGATTGGGGGCATGCGAAAGACTATGTGGACGCAATCTGGCGCATTCTTCAGCAGGATGAACCGGAAGACTTTGTGGTGGCCACGGGTAAGGTTCATACAGTGCGGCAGGTGTGTGAAATGGCCTTTGGTTACACGGGTATCGACCTTCATTGGGAAGGGGAGGGCGTGGAAGAAAAAGGATACGACAGAAAGACCGGCGCTTTGATCGTGGAAGTCGATCCGCATTTCTTCCGTCCTGCCGAAGTCCATCTTTTGCAGGGGGACGCCTCCAAAGCGCGCAAAAAGCTGGGATGGGTCCCCCGCTACTCGATACAGGAGATGATTGAGGAGATGGTGGAGCATGACCTTGCGTTGGTGCGCAAGAATCAGGGAAGTACTGTGGAACAGAGCGGGTAA
- a CDS encoding NAD-dependent epimerase/dehydratase family protein, with protein sequence MGHYLVTGAAGFIASKVVELLLDDGHTVTGLDNLNDVYDVRLKQWRLQRLCCPAFDFRELDICDREALREQVFEGASFDAVINLAARAGVRQSVADPHLYIQTNVEGALTLLECCRTFGVGKFVQASTSAVYGAATKAPCRENQPTDQLLSPYAASKKAAEALCHTYHCLHDMDITVLRYFTVYGPAGRPDMAPLRFVRWIAEEQPLTVYGDGRQSRDFTYVDDAARGTILALGKVGYEVFNLGSDQPVVILDVIHMFEELLGKKAHLVFAARHKADVPATWANISKAGALLGWTPQIDFSEGAGRLAAWYTEHRDWVRTIRMD encoded by the coding sequence ATGGGCCATTATCTCGTAACAGGCGCTGCCGGGTTTATTGCATCGAAAGTGGTCGAGTTACTGCTCGACGATGGGCATACGGTTACAGGGCTCGATAATCTCAACGATGTGTACGACGTGCGTTTGAAACAATGGCGGCTGCAACGCCTGTGTTGCCCGGCATTCGATTTTCGCGAACTGGACATATGCGATCGGGAAGCGCTTCGGGAGCAGGTGTTTGAGGGGGCATCTTTTGATGCGGTGATCAATCTGGCTGCACGGGCAGGCGTCAGACAGTCCGTTGCGGATCCCCATCTGTATATACAGACCAATGTGGAGGGGGCGCTGACGTTATTGGAGTGTTGCAGGACGTTCGGCGTTGGGAAATTTGTGCAGGCCTCGACATCCGCCGTGTACGGCGCCGCGACGAAAGCGCCTTGCCGGGAAAACCAGCCGACGGATCAGCTTTTGTCTCCTTATGCCGCTTCGAAAAAGGCAGCGGAGGCCCTGTGCCATACCTATCATTGTCTGCACGACATGGATATCACCGTCTTGCGGTATTTTACAGTGTATGGACCGGCCGGTCGACCGGATATGGCACCCCTTCGTTTTGTTCGATGGATTGCGGAGGAACAGCCCCTGACCGTTTACGGAGACGGCAGGCAGTCGCGGGATTTTACGTACGTCGACGATGCGGCCCGGGGTACTATTCTGGCTCTTGGGAAGGTGGGATACGAAGTGTTCAACCTCGGTTCCGACCAGCCGGTCGTAATCCTGGATGTTATTCATATGTTTGAGGAGCTTCTGGGCAAGAAGGCCCATCTTGTTTTTGCAGCCCGGCACAAAGCCGATGTGCCCGCTACCTGGGCGAACATCTCCAAAGCGGGCGCCCTGCTGGGATGGACTCCGCAGATTGATTTTTCGGAGGGGGCAGGTCGTTTGGCCGCGTGGTATACCGAGCACCGAGACTGGGTGCGGACGATCCGGATGGATTAG